The Tamandua tetradactyla isolate mTamTet1 chromosome 6, mTamTet1.pri, whole genome shotgun sequence genome contains the following window.
GGCTCCACCGCGCATCAAGCAGGGGCTGGACGGTAAATCAGGGGCTCGTTCAGGGCACAAGGGTCTACTGGGGGTGCGGGTGACAAAAAAAGTCCCAAACCTGCCGATGGCTGCACGACTCGGTAAACTAACGACAAATCTCTGAATGCTTCAAAAGGGTAAATTTTACAGCATGCAACTAATACctcaataaagtttttttaaaaagtagatggaGTGCAGCCATGCAGATgatgtgcacacgtgtgtgcgTAGGAGACAGCGTGTGCACACACGGAGGAAGTAACCCCCCAATCATTGGGATTTTCTCTGGGTGGTGGGTTTAaggacaattttattttcttcttttcatcaccTACATTTTCTAGCTCCTCTACAATAAAGAGACTAATTGTGCAACTAGGGAAAAGGACACGATGTTTCTATAGAAACAGAACAGCGCTCCTCTGGCGAGGGCAAACCACAGGAGCCCCCAGCAAGTCGGCTGCCCGGTGCCCGGGGCCCTGCCTGCCCCCTCACCCCTCACAAACCTGAGCTCTTGGGGCAAGAGCCACCTGTGACCCCCAACTGCACCCAACCCCTATCCTGGCTGCCCAAGCCTGGCCTTTGGTCCTTGACCATTTTTCTAGAAATGAGCAAAGGAGGGGAGTCTGGGCTAGACTCATGGCCCTACAACACGGTCCTTGTCTGGGCTGTCCCCACCTCCCCGGGAAGGGGCATTTGCAGCGTCACATTTCCAAAAGGGGACAGCATGGTCCAGATGGCACGTGAGATGTGCCTGAATTCTCCAGACTCCAAAGCCCCATTCCATCACTGAGTCCTGCTGCCTCCAAGGCTGGCCAGTGCCTGGGGAATGATAGTTGAGTCAGGCCCAGTCCCCCCCTCCCCACTAGGGTGCAGGGTTTTGGGGTTCATCCTTTCAGAGCACAGCCGCTGTCAGGGCTGGGAGAAGCCGCCTTGGGTGAGCCCCACATTCTGGCCCACTCCCTCGGCCCCAAGGGAAGGTGGGCTGGCAGCCGTCTGGGTTAATCTGCAAGGCTATACTAGGGCAGGAGTGAGCGGCTCCCGGGTGTCGGTTTTTCAACACAGGGTGGCCGCAGGCTCCATGGACATGTCCATTCAGGTTATGGGAGATTTCAGTCCTGGCAGCTTGCGCCTGGgcccttggcctcagtttccccaccagcCACGTACAATTCGTCCAGTGTTGCTGAAACACCCGTACAGCACCTGTGCGGGCAGcctgctggggctggggcaggtgtgccCTGTTTACGCAGTGGAAGCAGCAGCCTCCTGTGGTGTGGCAGCCACCACCGCTGGCCCACAGCCCCGAGTGGGTCGCAAGCGCACCAGCGCTGTGGACTCGCAATATTGAGAAAGCACTCttcgcaccccacccccaccccacccccgccgctCCGGATCACTTCTGCAGAAGCAGAGAAACCCGagccctttcctttccccacgGGCCGGGAACCCTCGTCCCAGCCCCCATGCCACGCTCCCCATCTTTGCCTTCCTCTTCCAAGCCCTCAAAGCTGGACCCTGACCAGGCCCTTTGCACTTGCTGCTCCTGGGAAGCCCTTTCCTCAGCTGGACCCGACGCTCAGGTCAAAGGTGGGGTCCGAGAGGCCGCCCCGACACCGCACCCGCGCAGCCCCAGACCCGCCCACCCCGGGGTGCAGCGAAACAGCCGTCTCAGTCTGGCTTGGCGACTTCCCTGGGCGCCCCCGAGGAGGGGGGCGCGGCCTGCCTGCGAGCCCGCGGCGCTTAGGACCGGGCCCGGGATACGGCGCAGGGTCTGGAGTGCGTGCCGCGGCGGCGCGCACGGAGGACCCGAGAGCCCACCCCGCCCGCCGGGGAAGGGCGGGAGGCCGCGCGCGCCTGCGCACCAGCGCCTGCGCCGGGCTGAACTCTCGGGCCGGAGGGAATGACCGGGAGTAACCCCGCGCTGACGTCACGGCCGGGGCAGGGCCTCGGCGGCTCCCGGGTCCCAGGCTCCCGCGGCCGCCGCCCTCCCCCACCGGAGCCGCGTCCCCCCGCCGCGAGCGCGAGGCCCGGGTACGCCGCGGGCCCCACGAGCTGCCCGGCCCCGAGCTACCGCGCgctcccccgcccccgccccggcaGGGACAAAGGTCGGCGGGGCGACCCCCGCGCGCCCGGCTCCGACGCACCTTCGATGTCGGTCAGCAGCGCCGCGTCCAGCTCGCACGGCTCGGCCAGCCCCTGCTCCAGGGCCACCTCGCTGAAGGGCGGCTCGTCCATCGCGCCGCCGCCTCCTCCGGGCGGCCCACCGGGCCCGCGCCGCGTCCGGCCTTAGGGGGACCTGCCGCACCACACCCCCTCCCAAGCCCACCCGACCCGTCCCTGTCGCCGCGCCTGCGTCCGCGCCCCGCGCTGGCCTCGGTGCCAGCCGCGCCGCCAGCGAAAAGTTGCTGGGAAACTGGGTTCCCCAGCGCCGCGGGGCGGATCTTGCTCGGAGCCCCGCCCCTCCCAGGCGGACGGCCCCGCCCGCGCCCGGGCCTGCCCCTGAGCGCCGCCAGCCCTGCGGGTCCCTCGGTCCCCATGGCCGGGCGGCCTCTTTCCAGACCTCGACCCATCTCTGGACCTCAACTTCTCCAGCACCAAGCTGGGGGCAGTGGAGGGGGTGAGAGTGGGAGCCCCTGGACTCCAGCCCTCTGGACTTTCCGGGTGGGAAGGTTACAGCTGTACCCTAGACAACCGTGAGGCCAAGGGCCAACTTACCCccattctctgcctcagtttctccgtCTGTACAGGGGCCTTATGTTGCCACTCCATAGGTTGCCTGGAAACTTAGAAATGAGGTGCAAAGGGCCAAGGTCGGTCCAGTTGTCCCCTACCCCCTGCAGAAGACTCAGCCTCAGCCATTGGGAGCCTGGAAGAGGCGGGTCATAATCTGGCTTCTTCCTAGATTTGGCCGTGGGGACATGAACGGAACACGGGGCCCGGTGGGCCCAGTACCCAGGAGGGCATTGAAGCTTGGAGAAaaagtgacctgcccaaggttGCAGCTACTCAGTGTCAGCAGCCGGGTAGGGGCCCAGGTCTGTCCAACCCCAAACGTAATGCTTGCTCCTGGGAGCAGCCAGGATAGTAGCCACAAACAAGAGGCTGATGGTGCTTTTGACTTGAGCCCTGGACTGactggcggggtgggggtgggggggctgtggGGAGAGATCGTGGCTCCCTGGGTCTTGCAGCTTGGGGACAGAGCCAGGTGGGACAGGTAGAGTCCAAGACAAGTGGTCCATAGTCAACCAGAAATAAGATAAGGTGTCTGAAAGTGGCCAGAGAATGAGCTTCCTGTCTCCAGAGGTATGCAAGAAGAGAAAGCCGCCTTTGGCGGAGGCAACCAAGGAGTATAGACCCCAAGGCCCTCCCTGCCCAGACTCTTTGAGTCTTGCCATCCCGCAGACAGCCTTGCTCAGACTCCAGATCTAGCCTGTCTGGCCACACCCTCTGAGGGAGGGAAAGCAGGGGCCTGAAGGCAGTGGTGCCCTGCCGAGGAGGCCCAGATCCCTGTGGCTGGGACTGGACAGGCGTCTCTTTGTTCCCTGCTCAGAAGAGGCCTCCGGGGAAACTGGCTGAGAACGGGGGTGGCAGGAGCCATGGGGTCTCCAAACCATGTCCTCCCACAAGTGGCCCTGTTCAGGACCCTACCCTTCCAGAGaagcctctccctccctctccctccctcctccccactgcccccaagAAGCAGGGTACCAGGAGACCTTGGGAATCTAGTGCCTTCCCTGAAAATTCAAACAGTCCTTGGATGAAGCCTGAAGACCACTTTCTTCAGAGCCAGGCAGCCTGCTTGGCTCACAACCTGCTGGTTGGGTGAGCGTGAACCACCTACTTCACCCGTCTGAGTGTTGGCTAATGACCTctaagatggaagcaacccttCCTGGTCACCATGCAGAGACAGGTAGAGCATTGGAGTCATGTCACAATAGACTTGCCTCAGTGTTCGTTCTTAAAATGCATTTATCACATATGTAAAGAGCATGGCTTGATAAATATGCACTCCATGACTGCACAAATTaggggggagggaaagaagggaaggcaAGGCCAATAGGAGACCTGCAGCCCAGACTGGAAACACCAGTTGAAACTGAAGCTTGGCTGAAGCCAGCTGTGGGATGTAGTCggaggagggagcaggggaaGGCTTTTGCCACCAAAGAAACCAAACTGAAGCAGAGCCTGGAATCTCAAGGCAGGAGTGGGAAAAGCCAGGCTGGGGGCTAGGTGCCTTAGAGGAACTTGTTGGTCTTGGTCACTCCTCCAAGACCCACAGGCCCCTCTTGGCTGAGTTGCCCTGAGTGCCAAACTGAGCACCGGCCCTCTGTGCCCATGTGCCTAGTTGCATGCCCTGTGCCAAACAGTTTTCCTatccaccgcccccccccccccccccccgccatttATCCCTCCCTTGGGGCCGGGACTGTGGTCATCCACATGGCACAGGTGAGGAAACTTTGAGGCACGTGGAGTACAGGCAGCTGTCCCCCCGTTGGTCAGGCCTGGGGGCGACCTGGAGACCCGCAGAGTCGGGGCAACCAGCCAGGGGAGTCCCGCCCCGCGGTCTTGCGCAGCCAATGGGCGCCGGGCCCGGAGTGGGGTGAGAAAGCGTCACCGCACGGCTACAGGGAGCGCGGCCACATCACTTGCGCCCTcggccggggcggggcggggctgggTCGTGGGCAGGCAGGCCATGCCGTGCGGCCAGGCCTCTAGGCCAGACATCTGGCCGGGGCTGCTGCCGGGTACACGCACCGGCCCAGCGGGGGACTCACCGTGGGCGCCCCTACTCTTCCcgcccgcaccccccccccccccccccccccccccccgccgccttGACCACCCAGCCTGGCTCCTGCCAGGCCTGCAGTTCTGCAGCTGTGCGATCGGGGTCGCACTCCTGCTTTTCCCCAGTGTCTTAGAAGCTGCAGGTGTCTTGGCGGGGGGAGGGGCGAGGGGTTTCCAACCTCTGGGTCTCCTTCCTTTCCACCCCCGCCAAGGTGGGACCTCACTGGGGTAGGACAAAGGGGTCAGGTGGTGGGAAGACCAGAGCCTGGAGACTGGCTAATGGGACCAGGTGACAGCAGGGTGACCCTCACATTTGCACTTCAGCCTGGCCCTGCGTGAGCTGGCGGGTCATTTGGCACTCTCTGGCCTTGGTGACCTGCGCAGTAGAACAAGCTGTGGGGCTTCAACCAGCTCCACAAAGGGAAGGTCTTTCAAGGGGCTCAGGCTGGCCCAGGGTGCCCAGTGCCCGTGGCAGTGTGAAGGGAGGTGGTCAAAGAGGGGGATGGAGCAGGACAAAAGGAGGCAAGGACTGTCTCCGTCCAGCTCTGCACCCAGGAGTGCTGCTCCAGTGACCAACTGTTGCTTGTGCCTTCCCAGAGCTCTTCCCCCATCTGTTCACAGCCTGGAAGCAGCGCCAGGAGACGGAGAGAGGCAGCGTCCTGACCAAACCCCTAAGCACCTGACCCAGCTCTACCTGAAGCTAAAATGCCTAAACTTTTCAGTTACATAgtcacaagcaaaaaaaaaaaaaggtttgtttCTAATTGAGGGATTTGGAACACAACAGCCCCTGTCTTGGACATAGTAACGAACCTTAGCATATTAAAAGCTCAGAGACGTTCTGCTGTTACTGAACTTTCCTCCAGCATGTCCCTGTTAGTGCCCTGGGGCGATGCATCCTTGCCAAGTGCTCGCCAGGCTCCAGAGGTCCTTCCCAGGGGCTTGGTCAGCTGAGCGGGAGCCGCAGGTCCAAGCAGCTGTGAGCAGTTGGAGTGCTGCAGGGAGGAGTGTGCTGGTGCTCTCAGCTGCAGCACGTCCTGGGGTCTGATGAGCAGGCTGTGCACTCCCCAAGGGCAGGACCCTCCCTCCGGCACCCCTGGCATGCAGGCTCGGAGAGCACCAGTGGTCCGGGTGCCTGGAGGGTCCTCCGTGGTGGCCCAGGACCACCCTGCTGTCCCGCCAGGCAGCGCATGGCTGGGCCTCCTTAACTGCTCAGGTGCCTAACTCAAGGCTGGGGGCATCCCTGGTCACCCCAGCCCTACTCCCACTAGCTGGAAACCGGCATGGCCCCAAAGAGCTGCCGGGGAGGTGACTGACTGCTCTCACCAAGGGCCAGAAGCCCTGACCCCAGCCCCCTCCCAGAGGAGCTGGGGTTCAGGTGGGAGGGCTGCCTCACCTGCTGGCCCTGGAGAGGGTCGTGCTCCTGGATCTCTCCCCActgcgccccccacccccgctccctGCCTGGGACGCCTGAGGGCTGCTGCTAATCCCTTCGAGCTTTCCAGAACCTGATGTCTGCTTCAGCAGCAAGGGGTTGACACATGTCTGTTTCTGAGGCTCCCCTGAGCGCTGGCTCGTGCACCACACTTGAGGCCCATCCTGAGATCGTGGGAGGTGAAGGGAAAGGGCTCCAGCCTCCCCAGCCGCTCTGAGAAGGTGCAGTCACCCCTGCTCCCACAAGATGCCCCCCAAGGACCCTCCATGCCTCAGGGAGTGCCGAGAGGTACAGGGTGAGGGCAAGGGTAAGGGAACTGCTGAAGGgcatagggtttctttttggggggatgaAACCATTCTCAAATAGACTGTGGTGCTGTCTCACAGCTCTGTAAACACACTGAAAACCACTGGACTGTGGTTTCAGTGGGCAAACTGCATGCTATGGAGTTATACCTCAGAGAGACTGCCACATAAAAAGGTGGGGGCGGGTGTCCACCTGGTTGGAGCAGCTTTCAAATTCAGAGCCTACTGCAAACTCTGCAGGAGAGTTTGACACCTGGCAAAGTTTGGGGAGGCCAGCTAAGGGGGGAGGGCCGAAGGGGGACTCAGTTCTGCTTGCTTGGGGGCACTGGGAGCTGCCgaccaccccccacacacacacgtaGGAGCACACACGCTGGAGCCTGGATGAGAGCTGGGAGGAGCCCCAGCATCTGGGCCTCTGCTCCCGACCACTGCCACCAACACCCCAGGCCAGGAGGGGCCCCGGCTGCTCTGACAGTTGCCCCCACTTACAGCATGCGGGTGGTCAGACTGACAAGCCCCAGGAAGCCACAGCTGAGTATACAGAGAGCACACAGCGTGGCTTGTTTCATTTACTTTACTGGAGGATTTTACATGCAAGGACCCAAAGGAGAGAGATGACATCTGGAGGGAGACGGCAGGTGGGTGGATGCCCCCACGTCACTCTGTGCCTCACAGGCACTGCCAGGCCCCCGGAGCCAGGTCTGCCCCGGACACACATGGTGGCAACATAAGACCCGACTCCTGGACAAGTGGCCCGCATGATTCTAGCACAGTCCTGAGAACCTCACAAACCAAGTGCAaacttcaggaagaaaatatcCATCCCTTTCTCGGGGAGAGCGTAGTTTCGCACAGGCGAGATGCAGTGGTGACGCAGGAGTCGCTGAGAGACCATGGAGGTGACCGCTGTCCCCAAGGGCTGCTGGCTGCAGGAGTAGCCTGGCACGGACCCACGGTCAGGAGGGGCTGGAGGTGGGCCCTGGGGACAGACGTGGCTGGCAGGGCCTGCAGGGAGTGACTTCCAGGTGGTTGGGGAGGAAGAAAGCAGGCCTCGCAGTGGTGGTGGATGAGAGCTGGGAGGAGCCCCAGCATCTGGGCCTCTGCTCCCGACCACTGCCACCAACACCCCAGGCCAGGAGGGGCCCCGGCTGCTCCGACAGTTGGTGGACAGGTGGTGGACAGCACCTGCCCGCATGCCGGCACGCTCAGCGCTGCACAGGAGAGGGTGTGGGCCGGGAAGGAGCAGCAGCAAGGGCAGCGCAGCGGCCTACCCTGGGCACCCCAGCACCCACTGCCTACAGGCCACCCAGCGACAGGCTTCGAGGCAACACTGAAGGCGTGATCGGCTCCCGAGAGCGCCCACGGCCTGGCCCCCTTctctgggtggggggagggcagtgagccaAGGCCCAGTCCACAGAGATGGCGCTGAGCCTCTTCCCAGGCTGCATGGCCATGTGCACGGGGGCCGAAGAGTGATACCAGGCAGTGACAGACAGACAAGACAGATGCATGACCACCTTTCCCTGTGGCCCAGGCCAGCAACAAGTCCTTTCAGCTCTGGAACACTCTGTCGCTTCACACTGTCCAGCAACCTGCCATCCTCTCTACTGGGGCCTAGGGGTGCCAGGGAAGGAACCACCCTGCCAGCCAAAGCCCCCACCATGCCAGCTCAGATGTCATGTCCTGTCATTCAGTGCTGCCCGCTGGCCAAAAAGGTGGGCAGTGGGAAACAGTTAGTTTTCCCATCTCAGCACACAATGAACACAGAAAAGGTTAAACACATccccaagaaaatattttgacaaaataaataGTTTAACCTATAATCAGGTATAATTAGTGCTTATGAGGCATCTCAGCAATAATTTAGTGTAATTAACAATATACTGTATCTGTGATTCTAACACTGGTGGGGAGGCTGGTGGCATGTGAGGTCTGGCCTTCCTTGGGGTTTGGCCTCACTCGCCATCCTACAGGGCTCTGCTTCCCCCGAACCTCAGGTCAGGAGGGCGTCGGGGTCAGCCTCAGGACAGAACACCTCCAGGGTGAGCCCTATGTGCACTTCCCTGTGGCCTGTGGGAGGCTGGGTGTCTGTGGACACAGGTGCCAGCAGCAGGTGTGTGGGAGCCACCAGAGGGGCCTCCAAGCCAGGAAGGCAGGTAACGCTTCTCTCAGGGGTCCCTGGCCTCCAACAGCCCCACAGGAGTCCCCGCCCCAGGGACCCACAGGAGCCAGGCCTCTCCACACCGTTGCTGGGGTCTTCAAGGCAGGTGCCAGGAGCCTCCTCGCCCTCCCCCACATCCCTGTAGGCCACCCATCACCCGCAGGCCCAGCTCTTCACCTGTGTGATGAGGTTGACATCGCAGCAGGGCTGGGGGCAAAGAGCAGAGGATAGGGAACGctggccctgccctcctcccatGCCTGCCTGGCGGGTGCTGGGCCTCACAGAGATAACCCCTGAAGACTTATCCGCCGGGCAGGGGCCACCACAACCACCTCCTCGGCAGCTGACTTGTGCAGTCCTCAAGTCCATGCCAGGCCTCAGGGGGCCCCGCCCTTGAGAGGAGTGGCTAGGGCTGACTGCAGCTAGGAGGGGAGCGAGCAGGCGGCAGCAGGCTGCACTGGGTGGGTTGGCAGCACCCTGTTCTTTGTCAGCCTGGCCCCCGCTGGTGCTTGGCACAGCCCCAGTCCCATCCCAGCCCCCACAGAACTTTCCAGGGCTCCTCTCGCTGATCTCACCTGGCCTGAGGCCCGGCATCTTTTCCCTGCCCAGGGTGGTGTCCTGGTGATGGCAGCAACTTCCAGGCCTCCCTCCAGGTGGGAAGGGTTGACGTCACCGTGGGTTGGGAACACGTGGCCGTCGGGGCTCGGCTTCGGCCCTGACCTGTGGGGCAGTGCGTGCTCGAGAAGGGCAGGCTGGCCCGAGAGACTCGTGAGCCAGTGAAGCAGATGCAGTGGCTCATTCTCACGCTCCGGGCGGAGGCAGTGCAGGGGTGAGATCAGCAGGCTGGGTGGGGCAACCCAGAGCTCCAGGCTATGCCGCAGCCAGGAGACACCTGGGAAGAGACAGGAGGGAGTCCACCAGGCTGGGCTGCCTCCCCAGCGGGCCTCGGGAGTGGAACGGGGCATCAGGACAGCCCTGTGGAAGACTCCGCATGGAGTCTCCGCATGGAGTGCAAGCTGTCTGCTGCAGGGCCCCGGAAGAAGAGTGCGGGGCTTCCATGCCCAAGCCAAGACCTCGAGTGCAGACCCCTCCCTGACAAGTCCCTGCACAAGAGTGGGGGGTGGCTCATGGACGGTTCACTCTGCACAGCTAACCAGACCACATGGCCACCATCCAGGTGTGGgggctgtccccactgccctgagctctcTCCCTttgctgggaggtggggggactACCGGGGCCCTTGGTCATAGACTTGGCTGCTAAGCCAGTTGGGTGTGGGGTCTGGGCTAGCAGCTGAGTGACAGAGAGAGGATCAAGACGCTGGGAGCCCCCACCTGTGGGCCCCCCACAGAGCCTTCTAAAGTGCTGGGCACACCTGTGCCACCAGGCGACACGTGCCAGAGAGCAGCGATGCAAGGAGGGAAGTGCGGCCCGAAGGTGCCGGCCGCCCCACCCACACAGAGGCAGCAGCATGGCCCTTCCGGAGGATGAGGGTACAGGAAGGCAGGCGCGCAGGAGGAGGCACAGGGCCCTCAGGGCACCCCTCTGCGGAGAGCCTGCTGGGGAAGGCGGTTCGGGTGACCTGCTCCAAAGGCAGTCCCAAGGGGCTGCCCTGCCTGTCCCTCCTTAGAGGAGACATGAgcaaaggggggagggggagctgtCGTGCCCCCCCTGGAGAGAAGAAGGCGGTTAAATGGTCCTGATGAGTGGGAGGCCTGGGAGCAAACACGGAGGTGTTTCCATGGAGTCGCAGGTACTGCCTGCGCAGGCCCCTGGGGCGGGGCTGCAGGGGCCGCCGGGAGGCAAACCCCGAGGACAGCTCACAGGGCGAAGAGGGCGTCCTCCGGCCGCTCTGGCTTCTTCCCGACGGGGGGGTTTGAGGCTGGGGCGGGGGCCTCCACCGGGGGTGACGGCAGGTTGGGGACCATTTCAGCTGCTTTGGCTCTTTCTTCAAGGAATTTATCAAACTCTGTAATACAAACCAAGGCCAGGGCGAGAGCTGGTACGGCGGCTGATCCCACTCCTGGGTCTCCCCAGCTCAGGCTCTGGGCAGGCAGCACTCACCTCTCCTCTGCCATGCCTGGGCCAAGGGGGGAGCCTGCCTGCacctggtggggggggggcggctCTGCAGGTGGTGAGCTGGTAGCTGTCTAGTGGGGGGCTGGAGGCCCCCTGGTCCCCCACAGCCTTGCAGGGCGCAAGCCGCGGGCTGTTATCATCACTGCCCACCCACAGATGGAAGAGCTCTCCGTTTTCCAGGTGGGCACTGGGGGGCGGGCAGGGAACAGCCCCCCAAAATCtcccacacacccccaccccccagtaaAGAGACTCAAGAGACAATGAGGAAGGACGCGGGGTGGGGGGAAGAGTGCCCCACCCGCCCTTGGCTCACTAAAGCCAGCATGTGCCCCTCCTTCCCTAGCGCTGCCCGCCAGGCCGTGCATTCCAGAGCCCGCCCCAGCCTGCCCAAAGATGGCGGGGTGGGAAGCAGAATGGAGAGGCGTGAGGGGCAGGGGAATGAGGAGCCTAGGGGCATGTGAGAGAGGGTTGAGGGATGGGAGTTGGGGGGAGGTATAGGGGGCAGTGAGGGAGGACTAGTGCCCTGCTGTCCCCTGATCCCAGCCCATCACCCGGCTGCCCCAGAAGAGCGGCCTCAAGCGAGGCAGGGTCTGGAGCTGTCCCGTGGCCTCTCGAGCCAGACTGAGCATTTGAGGAGACAGGTTTGGGGTCCTGCTAACCTCGGGCGGCCACGCCTAGCACTCACTACTCTGTGACCTTTCAGAAGTCCCCTGTTCTTTCTGGTCTCCATTTTGCAGAAGGCAAGATGGGAAGGATGCCTGGACGGGGCCGGAGGCCAGGAGACTGTGGCCCAGGACCCGGCGCCGTGGAAGCTGGGGGGCGCGTGAGGGCACGGCCGTACCTTCACTCGTGACGCCTTCCTCCAGGTCGTCGCCCTTCTGGGGAGAAGCAGAACAGCAGCGTCGGGACCTGGTGGCAGGCCTGCCCCGCCTCACCCCCGGCCACCCCACCCTCCAGAAGAAGCCTCGGTGCGTCCCTCCTTTCCAGAGGTCTGTGACAGACGCACAGGGCTGCCCTTCGCCTCGGAAAGCCGGAAGCTCCGCCCAGGGCACAGCAGCAGCACGAGCAGGCGAAGACCCTAACCTTCCCAAGCACCAGTGCCCGTGCTGGGGGCCCTGGAGGGAGAGCTGGAGGGGCAGCCCTGAGAGGcctccacctcccacctccccagcATCCCTCGCTTCTGGCCCCCTGGCTTCTGAGAAGTCCCTGTGGACACCAACAGCTGGGAGGGATGCTGGACGCCATGCCCCTTAGCCTCCTCTGCCCAGGTCCTCCCCACCGCCACCCTCCTGCAGAGCTGGGAGCACTTAAGATGGATCAGACTTGAGTCATTTCAAGAGATCATGTGCAGGGGCCTTGGCAGGGCCAGACAGGGAGGtggacagagccctgggctgGTCGAGGAGAGCGGGTAGGCTCCTGCCTGCAGTATGGCCTTACTTGGGCTGGTCCCTTCCCCTTTCGGGTCCTGGGCTTGGCCCTTCCTGTTTTGCTTCTGTGAGAGCAGCTATTTCTTTCCAGGGCATCCCAGTGGAAAGATCTAATGGGCCCTTTTCTTCTTCCCCAGGCATAGGGGCTGCCTCACTTGGTACTGGTATCTTGGGAAGGCCTGCTGtcctggggtgggaggggccaAGCCACCTGTCCACAGACAGCGGGCAGCCCTGTGGCTAAAGAGCCCAAGCCAGGAGGGAGCAGGAGGCCAGGTGTCTCCAGATCTGGGGAGAAGCCAAGCAGCCACGACCTTGGACAAGCCACTTCCCCTCATAGTGACCTCTTCCTCGGCAAAGGGCCACCCCCTCCCACCATCGCTAGGATCCACAGGGCTGCCCAGGAGGGAGCTGGAGGCTGGGGGCTCCTCACCCACACTCTCTCAGGACAGAGACACTTGTCTTTCTGGCAGAGGGATTCTTTTAAATCAAAGATATTGGAAG
Protein-coding sequences here:
- the LOC143686933 gene encoding uncharacterized protein LOC143686933; this encodes MPRSTPEARWGGSPAWWTPSCLFPGVSWLRHSLELWVAPPSLLISPLHCLRPERENEPLHLLHWLTSLSGQPALLEHALPHRSGPKPSPDGHVFPTHGDVNPSHLEGGLEVAAITRTPPWAGKRCRASGQGPPPAPPDRGSVPGYSCSQQPLGTAVTSMVSQRLLRHHCISPVRNYALPEKGMDIFFLKFALGL